GGTTTACCAGTAGGGACAGTTTTAAAACAGCCAATGGTTGAGTTTTATTACAAAAACGATCAATTAGGAGACCCGTTGCTGACAAGCGATCGCCTACTCTTGATGGAACTAGCTACAGCGGAACAAGTAGACATAATTAAGAATCTAGCATTGCAAATCAACGAATTTCTGCGTAGCTTTTGGCAGCAATGTGGCATTACCCTAGTAGACTTCAAACTAGAATTCGGCTTAGATTCACAGCAGCAGATACTCCTGGCAGATGAGATTAGTCCAGATACCTGTCGTTTGTGGGACACAGCAGAAACTGACCCTAACCGCCGGGTAATGGATAAAGACCGCTTCCGCCGAGATTTGGGAAATGTAGAAGACGCTTACCAAGAGGTTTTACAACGAGTGCTACAAACAGTAGACAGTAAAAATTAAACTGAGATACCTTGTCATTGGTCATTGGTCTTGACAAAGGACAAATGACCAATGACTAATGACTAAGTAACTAGTGTGTGATTGTGTGCGGAAGTGAAGAGGAATATAAAATGCGTTTATCTCCTATATTAGTAGCAGCTGTAGCAATTGCAGCGCCATTAAGTGGCTCTCTCAGAGCAAATGCCCAAACTGCTGAAGGGTTACAACAGACAGCTAAATTTGTCAAACCCTCGACAAGTCAGCCACAAGAGAAGGACGCAGG
This window of the Nostoc sp. HK-01 genome carries:
- the purC gene encoding phosphoribosylaminoimidazole-succinocarboxamide synthase, whose amino-acid sequence is MSVHSKLYEGKAKILYTTDNPEVLLADFKDDATAFNAQKRGSILDKGRINCIISSQLFKKLEANGIKTHFIDSPAPHQMRVKAVKILPLEVVVRNIAAGSLSQQTGLPVGTVLKQPMVEFYYKNDQLGDPLLTSDRLLLMELATAEQVDIIKNLALQINEFLRSFWQQCGITLVDFKLEFGLDSQQQILLADEISPDTCRLWDTAETDPNRRVMDKDRFRRDLGNVEDAYQEVLQRVLQTVDSKN